Below is a genomic region from Isosphaeraceae bacterium EP7.
CTCGGCCCGCGTCTCCAGGTTCGGCCCGGTCACCGCCACATAGACGCCCCGGTGCGCGACGATCTTCTGCTCCAGGGCAATCTCGAGGGCCAGGGCCTGCAGCTTCTTATCGTAGGGCTCGATCAGGTCGGGGAACCGGAGCCCCAGGCGGTCATCATTCGGCCCGATCAGGGGGTTGATCCCCATCAGGTTGATGTGGTCTTCGATGACGATCAGGTCGCCCTTGTGATGCAAGGGGTTCAGGCCGCCGGCCGCGTTGGAGACGAGCAGCGTGGTGCAGCCGAGCTCCTTCATGACCCGGATCGGGAACGTGACCTGGGCCGGCGTATACCCTTCATAGGAATGGAAGCGGCCTTCCATCGCCACCACCGACTTGCCCGCCAGGGTCCCGCAGACGAGCTGGCCCTTGTGGCTCTCGACCGTCGACTTGGGGAAGTGGGGGATCTCGGGATAGGGGATCCGCGCCTCGGCCTTGATCTCGTCGGCCAGGCCTCCCAGGCCGGTGCCGAGGACGATGCCGACGGTCGGCGTCCCGGGCCAGCGGCCCTTCACGGCCTCGGTGGCTTCGCGGACGTCGTCCCAGGTGTGGTGGAGCATGGGTGCCTGACTCAGAGGTGGGCGACGGCGACGGCCACGCGTGGGCCTTGCGTCGTGACGGGAGGGCGAGAGGTTGAATCAGACGGGCCGTGCCGGCCGGCGTCAGGGCGTGTCGTGTTCGGCGGCCCGGGCGTAGGCAAGGCGGATCATGCGGTCGAACCGCGCGTCGCCGCGAAGCGGCTTCAGGTCGGGGTCGCGCCTCAGGTGATCGGCGTGGTGATACCCCAGGTCGAGCGCCTGCTGAAGGGCCCCGAAGGCGGGGTCGAGCATGCCGAGCACGGCGAAGCTACAGGCCAGATTGTACCAGGGGATCGACCGCTCGGGGAGCAGGCGGACGAGCCTGCGGTCGACCTGCAGGGCCCGGGCATGCTGGCCCTTGGACGCCAGGTTGTTGGCGTGAACCCGAAGGGCTTCGGTGTAGAGCGGGTCGCGTTCCAGGACCCGGCCGAAGAACTCCAGTTCGAAGTCGATCTGGGTCTGCTCTCGCAGTCTCCTCGTCGAAGGCGCGGGCTTCGCTCCC
It encodes:
- a CDS encoding purine-nucleoside phosphorylase; the encoded protein is MLHHTWDDVREATEAVKGRWPGTPTVGIVLGTGLGGLADEIKAEARIPYPEIPHFPKSTVESHKGQLVCGTLAGKSVVAMEGRFHSYEGYTPAQVTFPIRVMKELGCTTLLVSNAAGGLNPLHHKGDLIVIEDHINLMGINPLIGPNDDRLGLRFPDLIEPYDKKLQALALEIALEQKIVAHRGVYVAVTGPNLETRAEYRFLRAIGADVVGMSTVPEVLVAVHAGLKVLGFSIVTDLCLPDALEPANIEEIIKVAKTAEGKLRTLVIEVLKRLDA